The sequence CCGGCGTATAGATGATTGCCGTGACGTCTCTGCCGGTCTTCCGGGCCGCCACCGGCCGGTACGGGCGCCGATGTCTCCGAGAGAGCAGTGGTACCGGCCCTGCACGCGGCGAAGCCGCCGGGCTCGGCGGCGGGTGCGGCCCGGTGACGCCGTATTCGACCTCGGCCCCACCGGGCCCTGGCCACGGGCGATGCGGACCCGCCGGGCGCCGAAGGCAGCAAGGACGAATGCACGGCGGGCCGTGTTCGGGTCAGGCCGTGCACGCAGGGTGACACGGGCGCGGCCGCGGCGATTTCGGCGGATGAGTTCTACCGTTCCGTGCCCGCCCCGATGGACGTGATCGCACGCCGGGAAGGACCGGTACCGGGCAGCCGCACGACCCTGTCCGTCCGCGCCGATCGGTGCGACACCCTGGTGAAGCAGCGCCGGAACGCAGTGCGCCGTCCCACCGGCGGTCTCACGACCAGCCACGTGAGGGGGCGAACCCGCCTGCTGGGGGCAACCCAGAGCCTCACCGGCTGAACGAACCTGAGCCAGGTCGCCGTGGTCGTCCGCTCGGGGGGCGGACGGCCCGGCCACCGGCCCACGGCCGTCGTCGGGGCACACCGGCACTGCCGGAACGGCACACGAACCGGCCGCGCCGGCACCCGGCCCCAGAGGCACAGCGGCGTCGGGGCAGCGGACGCACCGGCCACTGTGCCTGTGGCGGGGCATCTGAGGATGCCCGAGGGATTCCGCGCGGCAAGGTCGGGATCCCGACCCGGGCCGGCCCACAGGCATTCGACCGCCCTGCTCCAGGGCGAGCGGCGGTCCAGTGTGTGCGGGGCGACGTCGACCCACCCTCTATCCTGAACATTCGGAGCATTTCTGCATGCCCAGTAAGTACGTTCTGCAAGCCGATTTTTTGACCGCCCGGCCATTGTCGGAGGTATTGGGCAGGGAGAACGGGTTCGGCCTCCTGCGGTTGCTGCTCGCGATCTCGGTGATCCTCGCTCACGCCAATCCGCTCGGCATGGGAACAAGCGACCTCGGGGCGGACTGGTCGCACGGGCAGACGGGGCTCGGCGCAGTCGCCGTCGCCGGATTCTTCGTCCTCTCCGGACTTTTGATCACGCGAAGCGGAATGCGACTCAGTACGGCCCGCTTTCTCTGGAGCCGCGCGATCCGAATCCTCCCGGGCCTCTGGGCCTGTCTGCTGCTCACCGCCTTCGTCCTCGCGCCGGCGGTGGCCCGCCACGAGCACCTGCTCGACGGCTTCTGGTCCCATCCGCAGGGGCCGTGGGAGTACGTCCGGGCCAACTGGTCGATCGGTGTGAACCAGTGGTCCATCTCCGGCCTGCTGGCGCACAATCCTCACGCCGGCTCCTTCAACGGCTCCATCTGGTCGCTCGCCTACGAGGCCCTCTGTTACGTCGTGGTAGCCGCCCTCGCGGCCACGGGCCTGCTCCACCGGGCCCGCTGGGTCGTCCTCGGCACGGTCGCCGTCCTGTACGGCTACACCGTCCACCTCGCGCTGGACTACCCCCAGCTGCGCGCTCCCGGCTATGCGCCGACAGGCCTGCCCGACTGGCGGCTGCCCCTCCTGGGCATCATCAACATGGACATGCTCATACCGCTGGGCCTCCTGTTCGGCCTCGGCGCGGTCGCCGAACTGTACAAGACGCACATACGGATGAACGGGATCGCCGCACTCGTCGCGTTCGGCATTCTCGTGGGGGCCGTCCGCTTCGGCGGATACCTCGTGATCGGGATTCCGGCCCTCGCCTATCTGCTGCTCTGGATCGCTGCCTTCACCCCGCGGCCACTCACGCGAATCGGCACCAAGGTCGACCTGTCCTACGGCGTCTACATCTACGCGTTCCCGATCCAATAGACCCTGACGCTCTGGCACGTTCCCGTACACGGATACGCTGTCTACACTGGCGCCTCCGTCGCCCTGTCGATCCTCGCGGCCTTCTTCTCCTGGTACGTCGTGGAGAAGCCCGCACTGAAACTCAAGAACATCGGCAGCTCCAGGACGCATCGGAGGCCGCCTGTCCCTCACCAGCCGGCCGGCGCGACCGTCTCCGCTCCTCGGGCCGCCTTCGAGAAATCACCGCGCACGGAAGCGACCCGGCCGGAAACGGCTGACCGGTGGTGAACGACGAGGAAGTGGACGCCGAGCTGCGCGCCGACAGTTCCGCCCCGGCGACTTCGGCAGCCCCGGTAAGCGGGACGGTCCAGCCGGCACCCGCGGACGGTGGTGCCGTTCTCGACGGCGCCGCCCTCGGGGAGGCCGGGTACACCTGCGAGGAGGCCCTGGAACTCGCTTCGGTAGTCGGCCGCCCGGTCGAGGCCGTCGCCCGACCGTCCTGACCGCAAGTGCGGGCAGGACGGTCAGGTGTGGTGCTGACCAGCAGGAACCGGCGAGCGAGGTAGTGGATGCGCAGGCGCGGCAGGCGCCGTACCTCTCCGTGCCGCCAGGCGGCTCGCTAGTGGGAGTCGGTCGAGTGGATGTCCACGGTGTACTGGGTGCGCTGGTAGTCGGAGTACCGGTTCTGGTAGTCGTCCACCGCCACTCCGACGCTGCCGTTCCCGTGGGCCGGGCTGGACAGGGCGATGGTGCCAACGGCGACGACGAGGGCCACGAGGGCCCGCTTGTGGATGCTCATGACCCCGTAACCGCTCCGAGTCCGGGGCGGTCACGGGCAGGTGCACAGGACGAGAGCCAGCGGCTCCAAAGGCAGGGGAGCCAGGTCGGTCCACCCACCGGCGTAGTAGATGAACCTGTTGTACCAGAACGGGTCACCCACTCGTGCCGACAGTCCGGCCAGGGCAGCAGAGTGGCTGTGGTGTCGCACAGGGCGTATGCGCCGGGCGCGTCGTCGGGGAAGGTAACAGCGCAGGTGCCTCCGTTGGCCGTGAGTGTGCTGACGGCGGCCGGCATCTGCGGAGTCGGCAGTGCCAGGAAATGGCGTGACGGGCTCCCGACGGGCGGCTGCCGTCGGGTGGCTACGGGCATGAGTGGGCCGAAGGGCGCGTCCGTCGAGTTCTCGAAGGACGCGAGGTGCTGTTGTGACGTTCGGCGGGTGCGTACGCGGTGGCCGCGACCTCCCGTGCGGACGGGAGGTCGCGGCTGCGGCCGGCCGGGGGTGGTGGGGCTTATGGGTAGGCGACCAGGTTGGCGACGTTGGTGGTGGAGTTGGAGGGGCCGCCGGTGGAGTTGATGATGTGGTTGATGGTGCCGGTGCCGCCCAGGGAGACGGTCACCAGGTCGTGGAAGCGGACGCCGGGGCGGTTGGGGGCCTCGAAGGACTGCTCCTCGACGACGGCGGGGTTGACGTTGAAGTAGGCGTAGGAGCCGAGGCCCCAGGCCTCGTGGGTGGTGACGCCGGGCGCGACCTGGTAGGCGGGGTAGCCGCGGGTGGAGCCGTTCGTCCAGGCGGCCTGGTTCGGCGGGTCGTAGGGGAGTTCGTTCTGGAAGAAGTAGGTGCGGCCGCCGGAGCCGTTCCAGATCACCTGGGTCTGCTGGTAGTGCTCCACGAACAGGCCGTACATGGTGACGTCGGCGCCGTTGACGACGAGTCCGTTGGCGGCGGTGTTGCTGGTCCAGCCGACGCCGCTGCCGTGGTCGGCGCGCCACAGCCACAGGTGGTCGCCGATGACGTGGTTCGAGTTGACGACCAGGGACTGGGTGGCCCGGCCGACGCCCGCGCCGCCGATGCGGAAGAACACGTCGTGCAGGGAGGTGGGATCGGCGCGGTGGTCGACGGCGGTGGGGCCGTCGCCGCCGATCCGCATCAGCACGGGGCTGTTGACGGTGCCGGCGTCGATCAGCAGGCCGGCCAGCTTCACGCCGTCCACGTCGGCGACGTCGACGGCGGTGATGCCGTTGTCGGGCACCAGGGTGGCCAGGCCCAGGCCGAGCACGACGGTGTCGGGCCGGTTGACGCGCAGGGTCTGGTTCAGGTGGTAGACGCCCGGTGTGATCAGCAGGTTCTTGCCCTGGGCGAGGGCGGCGTTCATGTCCGCGGCGGTGGCGCCGGGCTTGACGACGAAGAACCGGTCGATCGGCAGCGAGTCGCCCGCCTGCGTGCCGCCGGCCCAGGTGGTGCCGGTGGTGTCGCTCCGCAGCGCCGGGACGAAGACCTGGTAGCCGCCGGCCCGGTCCACGTAGAGGAAGGGCTTCTCGCGCACCACCGGGGTCCGCGCCACGGTGGTGAAGGGCGGGGCGGGGAAGGTGTTGGCGGGGGCGTTGACGTCGCCGACGAAGACCATGTTCCAGTTGGAGCCGGTCCAGCCGCCCCACTGGGTGTTGCGGGAGAGCCACTGCTGCTGGGAGCCGGATTCGACCCGGCCGTCGATCAGGGAGTCGGCGATGAAGCCGCCGGAGGACCAGCCGCCGTCGTCGAGCCGGAGGTTGCCGCGCACGTGCATCCGCCGGTAGGGGGCGGCCTGGGAGACGGCCCAGCGGTCGGCGCCGCCGGTGGGGTTCACGGAGAGGTTCTCGGCGGAGCGCCAGAAGTTCTGGGTGGCGTTGCCCTGGAACCAGTCGGCCTCGGCGTGCACGGCGCCGTTGACGGTGACGTCGTCGGGGGACAGGCCCAGGCCGGCGACCTGGGTGTAGAAGCCGACGTTGGCGTTCACGTTGTAGCTGCCGGGCTTGAAGAGCAGGGCCTGGCGCTGGGTGCCGAACTGGTTGGTCTCCTGCTGGGCGAAGACCTGGTCGAGCTTGGCCTGGATGGCGGCGGTCGGCGTCGAGGGGTCGAACACCGCCACGTTGGGGCCCAGGTCGGGGGTGCCGGGCGGGTTGGTGCCGGTGCTGCCGAAGGTGAAGGACTGGGCGGCGGTGCCGTTGCAGGTGTACTGCTGCAGCCGGACCGCGTCGGCGGTGGAGGCGCCGGGCACGTCCAGGCACTTGCCGCTGTTGCGGTTGACGAAGTGGTGGGCGCCGTTCGCCTCGGCGACGGCCTGCCACTGCTGGTTCGTTCCGCCGCCGTACGTCCAGAGCTGGACCTTGGCGCCGTCGGCGGTGGAGACATCGGTGACGTCGAGGGCCTGCGCGGGGTCGTTCTGCGCGTTGATCCGGACGTAGCCGTTGCCGAGCTCCTGGACCTGCCACTGCTGGGCGCCGGTGCCGTTGCAGGTGTACTGCTGTACGGCGGTGCCGTTCGCGGTGGCCGCCGCGGCGGCGTCGACGCATTTGCCGGAGTTCTGCGACACGAGCGTGGTCGCGCCGGTGGGGACGGCGGCCAGGGCGGCCGGGGCCGGGGTCAGCAGCACCGCCGAGGAGGCCAGCAGGCCGGCCGCGGCCGTCAGCGGGAGAAGGGTCTTCGTGGTTTTCCTGGTCTTCCTGGTCTTCCTGCGCACGGGAGTCGTTCCTTTCGCGGGTCGGCGGGAGGTCAGGCGGGCAGGGTCCACTGCTGGTTCGCGGCGGCGTAGCAGTCCCAGATCTGCAGCCGGGTGCCGTTCGCGGAGGACGGGCCGGTGGCGTCCAGGCAGCGGCCGGAGGCGGGGTTGACCAGGGTTCGGTCGGCCCGGGCCTGCCACTGCTGGGCGCCGGTGCCGTTGCAGTCCCACAGCTGGATCGGAGTGCCGTCGGCGGTGCCCGCGGAGGTGACGTCCAGGCACTTGCCGAGCGCCCGGACGGTGCCGTCGGTGCCGACGGTCCAGGACTGGGCGCCGGTGCCGTTGCAGTCCCACAGCTGGATCGCGGTGCCGTTGGCGGTGCCGGCGGAGGCGACGTCGACGCACTTGCCGCCGTAGCCGGTGATCCGGCCGGTGCGGCCGGTGGGCGGGGTGGTGCCGCCGCCGGTGACGGTGTTGAAGGTCCGCGAGAACTGGTAGGCGGACTGCGGGGTGCCGCTGCAGGTGGAGGACAGGGTGCCGTTGGTGGCGCAGGCCTTGTCGCGTCCGACGGCCCAGAAGGCGAGCAGCTGGATGCCGCGGGAGCGGGCGAAGTCGGTGAGGGTCTGGGCGTTCGCGGTGGTGAAGACCTCGGCCTGGGTGTCGTTGACCCCGATCATCGGGGTGTTGCCCTCCATCGCCCACAGCTGCTCGGAGGTCTTGGCCGTCCAGATCCGGCCGAGTTGGGTGTGCAGGCCCTCGGCGGCGCTGATCGCGGCCTGGCCCATGTCCATGGCCGGGCCGTAGTCCATCGTCATGATGTTCACGGCGTTGACGTTCAGGCCGCGGCTCTTGGCGTTGCTCAGCAGGCTCAGGGAGTCGGGCAGCAGGCCGGTGGGGGCGACCGGCAGGGTGTAGTTGACGTCCAGCCGCTTCCCGGCGGCCGCCTGGGCCTGCTGGAGTTGGGCGAGGGCCTGGTTGCGGCGGTCGTTGGCGGCGGTGTCGGCCAGTGCCCCGCCCTCGATGTCCAGGTCGATGCGGGTCAGGTCGAGTGCGTCCACCACCCGCTTGTACTGGGCCTGGAGCGCGGCGACGCTGGTGCAGGCCTGGCCGAGTTCGGTGCCGGACGCGCCGCCGAAGCTGGCGATCACATCGCCCCCGGCCGCCCGGTGCGCGTTGATCGCGCCGGTCCAACCGGCGTCCGTGATCGGGGTGTTGCCGTTGAAGGTGGCGTTGCAGCCGCCGTCGCTGATCACGAAGGCGAGGGTGACGTACTTCAGCCCGGCGCCGTTGCGGGCGTCGGCGAGGGTGGACGGGTTGTTCCAGGTCTCCAGGTACGGCGCCGCGTACTGGGCGGGGAAACCCGGGCCGGCGGCGGCCGCGACCGCGACCGCGGCCTGACCGGCGGTGGCAGAGGCCTGGCCGGCGGCGCCGGAGAGGAGGGCGGCGACGGTGGCGGGCAGTGCCAGCGCGGCCGCGGCGGTGCGGGTGAGGTTGCGAAGCAAGACGGCTCCTTGTGGGGGGAAGTCGGTCGTTCACTCGCATGCTCGTTCAGGAAGTGAACGAGGTGTCAGGTTCGAGGGCGGTGGGGCGGGTTGGGGTCGCGGTGGCCGCGCCGTCGAACCTGACGGGGTCCGGACATTTTTCAAGACGTGAAGTTAGGGGTTGGCCTAGACCACGTCAACCCTCCGTGCAGGGGGGATCAGCAGGCCGTGCACGCACGGCCGGGCGTCGGACGCCACGGGGTGCATCGGTCGGCGCCGACCGTCCGTTCATGAACTGAAGGCCTGGGGGTTGACTCATCTGGTTCAGACCTTTTAGGTTCGCGGCACGAAGGGTGACGACGCGCCTGCCACGACCGGGCCCGGCCGGCCCTCGGCCGGCGTTCCCTCGGCCGGTGTTCGCCCGACGGCTGCCCCGGCCCGGCGCCGCCGCTCCCCGCGCCGCAGCTCCCCGCACCCCCCGCCGCCAGTTCCCCGCACCTCGCGCTCGATTCCCCACACCGGCACGTCCGTCGCCGTGGCCGGGAACGCTCCGGCAGTGCCCCGCTCCGGCCGGCCCGCCCCCACCGAAGGAGTAGCCCCATGCCGCGCCACCGTGTCCGAGGACGGCTGCCGCAGGCCGTCCTCGCCCTGCTCGCCCTCCTGCTCGGCATCCTCGCCCCGACCGGCTCCGCCGCCCAAGCCGCCCCCACGGCACCCGACTTCAAGGTGATCGCGTTCTACAACGGCACCTGGGACGCCGCCCACATCGACTTCGACAAGGAGGCCAACGACTGGTTCCCCAGGACCGCGGCGGCCAACAACTTCACCTACACCGCCACCACCGACTGGAACCTGCTGGCCAACGGCGGGGTCGACGCGTACGACGTCGTCCTGTTCCTGGACGACGCCCCGCAGACCGCCGCCCAGCGCGCGGGCTTCGAACGGTTCATGCGCGGCGGCGGGGCCTGGCTCGGCTTCCACGTGTCGGCCTTCGCGACCGAGGCCGCCGGCTGGGACTGGTACTACAACCGCTTCCTCGGCAGCGGGAACTTCCGCTCCAACACCTGGGGCCCGACGACCGCCGTGCTGCGCACCGAGAACGGCAACCACCCCGCTGCCGCGTCCCTGCCGCCGACCTGGACCTCCGCGGTCAGCGAGTGGTACTCCTGGGCGAACGACCTCCGCACCAACCCCGACATCAAGGTGCTGGCCTCGGTCGACCCGTCGGGTTTCCCGCTCGGCAGCGACCCGAACCAGACCTGGTACGGCGGTGACTACCCGATCGTCTGGACCAACACCCAGTACCGCATGCTGTACGCCAACTTCGGTCACAACGCGATGAACTACGCCACCAACACCCGGACTTCGTCCACCTTCGCGTCGGCCGTCCAGAACCGGATGCTGGTCGACGCGCTCAAGTGGCTGGGCCGGGCGCCGGCCGGTACCGACCCCTGGTACAGCCTGACCTCGCGGGCCAACGGCCGGTGCGTCGACGCCCGCTCCGCCTCGACCGCCAACGGCACCGCGATCCAGCAGTACACCTGCAACGGCACCACCGCCCAGCACTTCCGGCTCGCCGCGACCGACGGCGGCTACGTCCGGCTGGCCGCCCGCAACGACCCCGGCCAGGTCGTCGACGTCACCGGAGTCGCCACGGCCGACAACGCGCCCCTGCAACTGTGGGCCTACGGCGGCGGCGCGAACCAGCAGTGGCGCCCCGTCGCGGAGGCCGGCGGCACCCAGCACTTCGTCGCCCGCCACAGCGGCAAGTGCCTCGCCGTCGCCACCACGGCGGCCACCGACTCCGTGCAACTCGTCCAGCGCACCTGCGACAACTCCGCCGCGCAGAGTTTCCGGCTCACCGCGCAGCCCTGACCGCCGCTCGCGGGGCGGCGGCGGGAGCGGTCCGGATCCGTGCCGGACCGCTCCTGCTGTCGTACCGCACGGATCCGCCCCGGTCGCCCCGGTCGCCCCGGTCGCCCCGGTCGCCCCGGGCGACCGGGCGACCGGGCGACCGGGCGGGAGCGGCGGGAGCCGTGCCGCACCGGTGACTGCCGAAATACGGGATGCGGCCCGGGGAATTTCGGGGCGCCGTCCCAGGGCGGCGCGCCCGCGAGCGAATTCGCCGAGTGATCAGCGGGAGTTCGTCGGACCTTCGCGAGCCGGATCCTTCGTGCCCGTGCGGAGGGACCGCCTCCGGCCGTCGGCCCGGAACGCGGGCAGGTGCGGGGCCGGTGCCGATCGGACGGTGGCCGATGTGCCTCCGGCGCGCGCACCGCCGCCCGGCAGTGCGGCCGGGTCGTCG comes from Streptomyces sp. TLI_053 and encodes:
- a CDS encoding ThuA domain-containing protein, with product MPRHRVRGRLPQAVLALLALLLGILAPTGSAAQAAPTAPDFKVIAFYNGTWDAAHIDFDKEANDWFPRTAAANNFTYTATTDWNLLANGGVDAYDVVLFLDDAPQTAAQRAGFERFMRGGGAWLGFHVSAFATEAAGWDWYYNRFLGSGNFRSNTWGPTTAVLRTENGNHPAAASLPPTWTSAVSEWYSWANDLRTNPDIKVLASVDPSGFPLGSDPNQTWYGGDYPIVWTNTQYRMLYANFGHNAMNYATNTRTSSTFASAVQNRMLVDALKWLGRAPAGTDPWYSLTSRANGRCVDARSASTANGTAIQQYTCNGTTAQHFRLAATDGGYVRLAARNDPGQVVDVTGVATADNAPLQLWAYGGGANQQWRPVAEAGGTQHFVARHSGKCLAVATTAATDSVQLVQRTCDNSAAQSFRLTAQP
- a CDS encoding chitinase, which translates into the protein MLRNLTRTAAAALALPATVAALLSGAAGQASATAGQAAVAVAAAAGPGFPAQYAAPYLETWNNPSTLADARNGAGLKYVTLAFVISDGGCNATFNGNTPITDAGWTGAINAHRAAGGDVIASFGGASGTELGQACTSVAALQAQYKRVVDALDLTRIDLDIEGGALADTAANDRRNQALAQLQQAQAAAGKRLDVNYTLPVAPTGLLPDSLSLLSNAKSRGLNVNAVNIMTMDYGPAMDMGQAAISAAEGLHTQLGRIWTAKTSEQLWAMEGNTPMIGVNDTQAEVFTTANAQTLTDFARSRGIQLLAFWAVGRDKACATNGTLSSTCSGTPQSAYQFSRTFNTVTGGGTTPPTGRTGRITGYGGKCVDVASAGTANGTAIQLWDCNGTGAQSWTVGTDGTVRALGKCLDVTSAGTADGTPIQLWDCNGTGAQQWQARADRTLVNPASGRCLDATGPSSANGTRLQIWDCYAAANQQWTLPA
- a CDS encoding RICIN domain-containing protein is translated as MLLTPAPAALAAVPTGATTLVSQNSGKCVDAAAAATANGTAVQQYTCNGTGAQQWQVQELGNGYVRINAQNDPAQALDVTDVSTADGAKVQLWTYGGGTNQQWQAVAEANGAHHFVNRNSGKCLDVPGASTADAVRLQQYTCNGTAAQSFTFGSTGTNPPGTPDLGPNVAVFDPSTPTAAIQAKLDQVFAQQETNQFGTQRQALLFKPGSYNVNANVGFYTQVAGLGLSPDDVTVNGAVHAEADWFQGNATQNFWRSAENLSVNPTGGADRWAVSQAAPYRRMHVRGNLRLDDGGWSSGGFIADSLIDGRVESGSQQQWLSRNTQWGGWTGSNWNMVFVGDVNAPANTFPAPPFTTVARTPVVREKPFLYVDRAGGYQVFVPALRSDTTGTTWAGGTQAGDSLPIDRFFVVKPGATAADMNAALAQGKNLLITPGVYHLNQTLRVNRPDTVVLGLGLATLVPDNGITAVDVADVDGVKLAGLLIDAGTVNSPVLMRIGGDGPTAVDHRADPTSLHDVFFRIGGAGVGRATQSLVVNSNHVIGDHLWLWRADHGSGVGWTSNTAANGLVVNGADVTMYGLFVEHYQQTQVIWNGSGGRTYFFQNELPYDPPNQAAWTNGSTRGYPAYQVAPGVTTHEAWGLGSYAYFNVNPAVVEEQSFEAPNRPGVRFHDLVTVSLGGTGTINHIINSTGGPSNSTTNVANLVAYP
- a CDS encoding acyltransferase, with product MPSKYVLQADFLTARPLSEVLGRENGFGLLRLLLAISVILAHANPLGMGTSDLGADWSHGQTGLGAVAVAGFFVLSGLLITRSGMRLSTARFLWSRAIRILPGLWACLLLTAFVLAPAVARHEHLLDGFWSHPQGPWEYVRANWSIGVNQWSISGLLAHNPHAGSFNGSIWSLAYEALCYVVVAALAATGLLHRARWVVLGTVAVLYGYTVHLALDYPQLRAPGYAPTGLPDWRLPLLGIINMDMLIPLGLLFGLGAVAELYKTHIRMNGIAALVAFGILVGAVRFGGYLVIGIPALAYLLLWIAAFTPRPLTRIGTKVDLSYGVYIYAFPIQ